A window of the Tessaracoccus sp. MC1865 genome harbors these coding sequences:
- a CDS encoding RluA family pseudouridine synthase codes for MSVFLIPDALAGERLDAAAARISGYSRSRIETMIADGHLRLGGAVVTKGSQKVRGGELLDLDDSAPVGVQVRAQLADGVRIVFEDADLVVVDKPVGVAAHPSLGWEGPSVVEHLAAAGVQVATSGAAERQGIVQRLDVGTSGLMVVAKSEVAYSVLKQAFRDRTVDKIYHALVQGHPDPFTGTIEAPIARHPGADWKMAIIEGGRHSITHYETLEAHRAATLLEVHLETGRTHQIRVHMAAIGHPCVGDPLYGADPTMAERLGLIRQWLHAVELGFTHPTKGDEVRFTSPYPEDLARALELVRDGIAQPR; via the coding sequence ATGAGCGTCTTCCTGATCCCGGACGCGCTCGCCGGCGAGCGCCTCGACGCCGCGGCCGCCCGCATCTCCGGCTACTCGAGGTCGCGCATCGAGACGATGATCGCCGACGGCCACCTCCGGCTGGGCGGGGCTGTCGTGACGAAGGGCTCCCAGAAGGTCCGCGGCGGTGAACTGCTCGACCTCGACGACTCCGCCCCCGTGGGCGTGCAGGTCCGGGCGCAGTTGGCAGACGGTGTGCGTATCGTGTTCGAGGACGCAGACCTCGTCGTCGTCGACAAGCCCGTCGGTGTGGCGGCGCATCCCAGCCTCGGCTGGGAGGGGCCCTCCGTCGTGGAGCACCTGGCTGCCGCCGGCGTGCAGGTGGCCACCTCCGGTGCCGCCGAGCGCCAGGGCATCGTGCAGCGCCTCGACGTCGGCACCAGCGGCCTGATGGTGGTGGCCAAGTCGGAGGTCGCCTACAGCGTGCTGAAGCAGGCCTTCCGCGACCGCACCGTCGACAAGATCTACCACGCGCTGGTGCAGGGTCACCCGGACCCGTTCACGGGCACGATCGAGGCGCCCATCGCGCGGCACCCGGGCGCCGACTGGAAGATGGCCATCATCGAGGGTGGCCGTCATTCGATCACGCATTACGAGACGTTGGAGGCGCACCGCGCCGCAACCCTCCTCGAGGTCCACCTTGAGACCGGCCGCACCCACCAGATCCGGGTCCACATGGCGGCCATCGGCCACCCCTGTGTGGGCGACCCTCTCTACGGGGCGGACCCCACCATGGCGGAGCGCCTCGGCCTGATCAGGCAGTGGCTGCACGCCGTCGAGTTGGGCTTCACGCATCCCACCAAGGGTGACGAGGTGCGCTTCACCTCCCCGTACCCAGAGGATCTGGCGCGGGCGCTGGAGCTGGTGCGCGACGGGATCGCCCAGCCACGATGA